One Citricoccus sp. K5 DNA window includes the following coding sequences:
- a CDS encoding pyridoxamine 5'-phosphate oxidase family protein has translation MMFEHPDDEAILVLDEDQCWQLLENTRHGRLGLRVNDELDLVPVNFKAADRKVYFRTAPGNKLAELTINPKVIFEADGILSDQAWSVLARGTARVLELEDEIEFAESLAIDPWVPTYKDFFVEVTVNRVTGRHFIFGEHPERFD, from the coding sequence ATGATGTTCGAACACCCGGATGACGAGGCGATCCTCGTCCTGGACGAGGACCAGTGCTGGCAGCTGCTGGAGAACACCCGCCACGGGCGGTTGGGTTTGCGGGTGAATGACGAGCTGGACCTCGTGCCGGTGAACTTCAAGGCCGCTGACCGCAAGGTCTACTTCCGCACGGCGCCCGGCAACAAGCTGGCCGAGCTGACCATCAACCCCAAGGTCATCTTCGAGGCAGACGGCATCCTCTCGGACCAGGCGTGGTCTGTCCTGGCCCGCGGCACCGCCCGCGTGCTGGAACTGGAGGACGAGATCGAGTTCGCCGAATCACTGGCTATTGACCCCTGGGTCCCCACGTATAAGGATTTCTTTGTAGAGGTCACGGTCAACCGGGTCACCGGTCGGCACTTCATCTTCGGTGAGCATCCCGAGCGCTTCGACTAG
- a CDS encoding intradiol ring-cleavage dioxygenase translates to MRRRENSKLFEGRMLDRPEEDVEDQGLAFDLGTLVSRRKALGAFGLGAGAVLLAACAPVSEQNGSTAASASGSPAASSSASSAQAELVETPGETAGPYSGDGSNGPDVLEESGVERSDITSSIDGGATAEGVPLTLTMNIIDMAGGNVPMTGAAVYVWHCDAAGQYSMYSDAVVEETYLRGVQVAGEDGTVTFTTIFPGCYTGRWPHIHFEVFPDLDSITDATNAVLTSQIAMAEASSSSVFALEAYAGSAENLAQVTLASDNVFSDDSAAQQLGTTTGSVQQGYTVTIDVPIDTTTEPSTDGMPPAGGAGNPGGAPPSGCPGGQPPSR, encoded by the coding sequence ATGAGACGACGCGAGAACAGCAAGCTATTCGAAGGCCGGATGCTGGACCGGCCGGAGGAGGACGTGGAGGACCAAGGCCTCGCGTTCGATCTGGGCACCCTGGTCTCCCGGCGGAAGGCGCTGGGGGCGTTCGGCCTGGGCGCCGGCGCCGTGCTGCTGGCTGCCTGTGCCCCGGTCTCCGAGCAGAACGGTTCGACCGCCGCCTCGGCCTCCGGATCGCCGGCGGCCAGCTCCTCGGCATCGTCAGCGCAGGCCGAACTGGTCGAGACACCGGGGGAGACCGCCGGACCCTATTCGGGCGATGGCTCCAATGGTCCGGACGTCCTGGAGGAATCGGGAGTGGAACGCAGTGACATCACCTCCTCGATAGACGGCGGTGCCACAGCCGAGGGTGTGCCACTGACCCTCACCATGAACATCATCGACATGGCCGGTGGCAATGTCCCCATGACCGGCGCCGCCGTCTACGTATGGCACTGTGATGCCGCCGGACAGTACTCCATGTACTCGGACGCCGTGGTGGAGGAGACCTACCTGCGTGGGGTCCAGGTGGCCGGTGAGGACGGCACTGTCACCTTCACCACGATCTTTCCCGGTTGCTACACCGGCCGCTGGCCGCACATCCACTTCGAGGTCTTCCCGGACCTGGACTCCATCACGGACGCCACCAATGCGGTGCTGACCTCCCAGATCGCCATGGCGGAGGCGAGCAGTTCAAGCGTCTTCGCCCTGGAGGCCTATGCGGGCTCGGCCGAGAACCTGGCGCAGGTCACCTTGGCCTCGGACAACGTCTTCAGCGACGATTCGGCGGCCCAACAGCTCGGAACCACCACCGGGTCGGTGCAGCAGGGCTACACAGTCACGATCGACGTGCCGATCGACACCACCACGGAACCCTCCACTGACGGGATGCCACCCGCCGGCGGTGCAGGGAACCCCGGCGGCGCGCCTCCCAGCGGTTGTCCCGGGGGCCAGCCGCCGAGCCGGTAG